The following coding sequences lie in one Sedimentibacter sp. MB35-C1 genomic window:
- a CDS encoding amidohydrolase family protein has protein sequence MKHVDMIVKAPHFYTMEGEGVGYKKEAAMIVDGGKIRDFIDINKVNQEYAADEVLDLEEHVVLPGLIDGHMHTACNVMRGLAQDTNNWMMYGLQPFDNAVNDDERDAGSRVAIIEAVKAGTTTLGDYEANMNNVCAFIEKLGARGNITQNIRAAKYKVYKPGELYEFDDTQGEEFLARNIELFDKWNNKAGGRIKILFGPQGADFVSPEMLLKVQKVVKERKTKIHMHVQQGDRETYQIEKRYGKRPAQFLSDMGYLDESLIAVHLTDCTDKETEIIAKSGASMIVNPASIGIIDGIVCPSVVFQNFGGNVALGSDQAPGNNCHNIIHEMKNVCLFNKIKYGNPEVMPAWRALRMATIEGARAIGLGDIVGSLEIGKEADFIAVNLNHPSMQPVYTYPMRNIVPNLVYSARGCEVDTSVVHGDIIMRNRKLQHVEEMEHIEAIKAHPNRIGEAAAKEFFDINGTNARFMAEGKL, from the coding sequence ATGAAACATGTAGATATGATAGTAAAGGCTCCTCACTTCTATACCATGGAAGGTGAAGGTGTAGGATATAAGAAAGAAGCTGCAATGATTGTTGATGGTGGAAAAATCCGTGATTTTATCGATATCAACAAAGTTAATCAAGAGTATGCTGCTGATGAAGTTCTCGATTTGGAAGAACATGTTGTTCTCCCGGGATTGATCGATGGACATATGCATACAGCGTGCAATGTTATGAGGGGTCTGGCACAGGACACAAATAACTGGATGATGTATGGGCTTCAGCCGTTCGATAATGCCGTAAATGATGATGAGCGTGATGCAGGAAGCAGAGTTGCAATTATTGAAGCGGTAAAGGCAGGAACAACAACTTTAGGCGATTATGAAGCAAACATGAATAATGTTTGTGCATTCATTGAGAAACTTGGGGCAAGAGGAAACATTACTCAAAACATCAGAGCTGCAAAGTATAAAGTCTACAAGCCCGGTGAACTCTATGAATTCGATGATACACAGGGAGAAGAGTTCCTGGCAAGAAATATAGAATTGTTTGATAAATGGAACAACAAGGCCGGCGGGAGAATAAAAATTCTCTTTGGGCCGCAAGGTGCAGATTTTGTAAGCCCTGAAATGTTGCTAAAAGTTCAGAAAGTTGTAAAGGAAAGAAAAACAAAAATCCATATGCATGTGCAGCAGGGTGATCGTGAGACCTACCAGATTGAAAAAAGATACGGTAAAAGGCCTGCTCAGTTTTTATCAGATATGGGATATTTAGATGAAAGTCTTATCGCGGTACATCTTACAGATTGTACTGATAAAGAGACTGAAATTATTGCTAAAAGCGGAGCTTCAATGATTGTCAATCCTGCATCCATAGGTATTATCGATGGAATTGTGTGCCCAAGTGTAGTATTCCAGAATTTCGGCGGAAATGTGGCTCTTGGATCTGATCAGGCACCGGGAAATAACTGTCACAACATTATTCATGAAATGAAAAATGTATGCTTGTTTAATAAAATTAAGTATGGCAATCCGGAAGTTATGCCCGCATGGAGAGCACTTCGCATGGCGACAATCGAAGGAGCGAGAGCTATTGGCTTGGGTGACATTGTGGGATCATTGGAAATCGGAAAAGAAGCTGATTTTATTGCAGTTAATTTGAACCATCCGTCAATGCAGCCGGTTTACACATATCCAATGAGAAATATTGTGCCAAATTTAGTATATAGTGCAAGAGGGTGTGAAGTTGATACTTCTGTTGTTCACGGTGATATTATTATGAGAAACCGAAAACTTCAGCATGTAGAAGAAATGGAACATATCGAGGCAATTAAAGCACATCCGAATAGAATCGGTGAAGCGGCAGCTAAGGAATTTTTTGATATTAACGGTACCAATGCAAGGTTTATGGCAGAAGGAAAACTGTAA
- a CDS encoding Na+/H+ antiporter NhaC family protein: MDTTFGVLCLIPPIVAVALALKTKQTILSLFVAVWVGATMLNGWNPIVGFAAIFRDFFIPSIASEWNAGLLLLVTLSGGLVAMLRVTGSAKAFAKAITKKINNAKKGQIVTALSAFIFSYTEPCLILGTIMRPVTDLVKVSRAKLAYILDSMGCNLAAFSPISSYGPFIVGLIAAELAAGNVEGNEWSIWLHMLPFNMYGLFAMITVLIVAIFGLNIGPMHKEELRARKEGKLLADGVEPLVPETKEEFPEGYLPSMWNFAIPMICLFVSLFATIFWTGNIGENGFKGAFLNGNITLAISMGFVCGGIGAGAVGVATKLFKPDKAFNHFVDGMAQLISVPFILVCAWSVGSITSQMEVGVYLAGIVENYLTPGLVPVMVFVFGAAISFATGSSWGVWSIMMPIAFPMAIAFNLPYAYIVGAVIGGGLFGDQCSPISDTTVLSSTGASCNHIVHVQTQLPYGLTVGASAAVGFLFGGLTGQYVLSIVVTAVVLACLLFIFAKISSKKEAIA, encoded by the coding sequence ATGGACACAACATTTGGAGTTTTATGCCTTATCCCGCCGATTGTTGCGGTGGCTTTGGCATTAAAAACAAAACAAACAATCTTATCACTATTTGTAGCCGTATGGGTTGGTGCTACAATGCTGAACGGTTGGAATCCGATTGTAGGATTTGCTGCTATTTTTAGAGACTTCTTCATCCCTTCAATTGCAAGTGAGTGGAACGCAGGATTATTGTTACTTGTAACTCTTTCAGGTGGATTGGTTGCAATGCTGCGAGTGACTGGCTCTGCAAAAGCCTTTGCTAAAGCGATTACGAAGAAAATTAATAATGCAAAGAAAGGTCAAATAGTTACTGCGCTTTCTGCATTTATTTTCTCATACACGGAACCTTGTCTTATTCTTGGAACAATTATGAGACCGGTTACGGATTTAGTAAAAGTATCCAGAGCAAAACTTGCATATATCCTGGACTCGATGGGGTGTAATTTGGCTGCATTCTCACCAATTTCAAGTTATGGGCCTTTTATTGTAGGATTGATTGCAGCCGAACTCGCAGCAGGTAATGTTGAAGGAAATGAATGGTCAATCTGGCTGCATATGCTTCCATTTAATATGTACGGACTTTTTGCAATGATTACAGTTCTTATAGTTGCAATTTTTGGACTAAATATCGGGCCAATGCATAAGGAAGAATTGAGAGCAAGAAAAGAAGGCAAATTGCTTGCTGACGGTGTTGAGCCGCTGGTTCCGGAAACAAAAGAAGAATTTCCAGAAGGATATTTACCTTCTATGTGGAATTTTGCTATTCCAATGATCTGTTTATTTGTTTCGCTTTTCGCAACTATTTTCTGGACAGGAAATATTGGTGAAAACGGGTTTAAAGGAGCATTCTTAAATGGTAATATCACATTGGCAATTTCTATGGGTTTTGTCTGCGGAGGAATCGGCGCAGGTGCAGTAGGCGTAGCAACAAAATTATTTAAGCCTGATAAAGCATTTAACCATTTTGTTGATGGAATGGCGCAGCTGATTTCAGTTCCTTTTATTTTGGTATGCGCTTGGTCAGTTGGAAGTATCACAAGTCAGATGGAAGTTGGCGTTTATCTGGCAGGAATCGTTGAGAACTACCTGACTCCGGGGCTGGTACCTGTAATGGTATTTGTATTTGGAGCTGCAATTTCATTTGCAACAGGATCATCATGGGGTGTATGGTCAATTATGATGCCTATTGCATTTCCAATGGCAATTGCATTTAATCTGCCATATGCTTATATTGTCGGAGCAGTAATCGGTGGCGGATTATTTGGAGATCAATGTTCACCAATCTCTGATACTACAGTTCTTTCATCAACCGGCGCATCTTGTAATCACATTGTTCACGTACAGACTCAGCTGCCGTATGGACTAACGGTCGGAGCTTCTGCTGCAGTCGGTTTTTTATTCGGAGGACTGACAGGACAATATGTTTTGAGTATAGTTGTAACAGCAGTAGTTTTGGCTTGTTTGCTGTTTATCTTTGCAAAAATTTCAAGCAAGAAGGAAGCGATTGCTTAG
- a CDS encoding sigma-54-dependent Fis family transcriptional regulator codes for MSNINIEKMLNIYNYFDGIIITDEKGVIQYYANFRTDVYNLRLDEIIGKTILEIHPEMKKEDSTIMRVLETGKPIYDHVEHLTSPHGDTITNICSTIPIHQGGKIVGAIDFSRCIDDRVHVDVERKKIVLPSINNDTDSMYRIDNIVTTSKKMNEIKNIIPLIANTDSPVMIYGETGTGKEMIAQSIHTAGNKSSKRFVSQNCAAIPETLLESILFGTEKGAFTGAEDKPGLFELANGGTLFLDEIISMPLGMQAKILKAIEEKRVRRIGGNESISFDVKILSALNQEPRKCIREEKLREDLYYRLSTVFIEIPPLRDRIADIPVMVNYFIGHNNIKMNKNVMGISEDAMKIFMNYKWPGNVRELKNIIEGVFNIIGSEMITLEELPAYMLNHFHDEHSELMDIDDNLSLLERLEEYEKRQLVMALDSTRNVTEAARKLKISKQSMSYKILKYGLKTKSKKSKNFD; via the coding sequence ATGAGCAATATTAACATTGAAAAGATGCTAAACATCTATAATTATTTCGATGGAATAATCATTACAGATGAAAAAGGTGTCATTCAGTATTATGCAAATTTTAGAACAGATGTGTATAATCTTCGGTTGGATGAAATCATCGGAAAAACTATCCTGGAAATTCATCCGGAAATGAAAAAGGAAGACAGTACTATTATGCGGGTATTGGAAACTGGAAAGCCTATATATGATCATGTGGAGCATTTGACTTCACCTCATGGCGACACAATAACTAATATCTGCAGCACAATACCTATACATCAAGGCGGAAAGATAGTTGGAGCTATTGATTTTTCAAGATGCATAGATGACAGGGTTCATGTAGATGTAGAGAGAAAGAAGATTGTATTGCCAAGTATAAATAACGATACAGATTCCATGTATCGTATCGATAACATTGTAACAACATCTAAAAAAATGAATGAAATTAAGAATATTATCCCATTGATTGCAAATACTGATTCACCGGTAATGATTTATGGTGAAACGGGAACAGGAAAAGAAATGATTGCGCAGAGTATACATACAGCAGGTAACAAATCATCAAAACGTTTTGTTTCACAAAACTGTGCGGCTATTCCGGAGACGTTGTTGGAAAGTATATTGTTTGGAACGGAAAAGGGTGCATTTACAGGCGCGGAAGATAAGCCCGGGCTTTTTGAATTGGCCAACGGCGGTACATTGTTTCTGGATGAAATTATTTCTATGCCTTTAGGGATGCAGGCAAAAATATTAAAAGCTATTGAAGAAAAAAGAGTAAGGCGAATTGGTGGAAATGAGTCCATTTCCTTTGACGTTAAAATTCTCAGTGCACTTAATCAGGAACCGAGAAAATGTATCCGTGAAGAAAAATTGAGAGAAGACCTTTACTACAGATTGAGCACTGTTTTTATAGAAATTCCACCGTTGCGAGATAGAATTGCAGATATACCTGTTATGGTAAATTATTTTATTGGACACAATAATATAAAAATGAATAAAAACGTTATGGGTATTTCTGAAGATGCTATGAAAATTTTTATGAATTATAAATGGCCCGGCAATGTAAGAGAACTTAAAAATATTATAGAGGGTGTTTTCAACATTATTGGTTCAGAGATGATTACATTAGAAGAATTGCCTGCATATATGCTGAACCATTTTCATGATGAACATAGTGAACTGATGGATATAGATGACAATTTGAGTCTTTTGGAGAGATTAGAGGAATATGAAAAAAGGCAATTGGTTATGGCTTTAGATTCTACGCGCAATGTTACAGAAGCGGCAAGAAAGTTGAAAATTTCAAAGCAGTCGATGAGTTATAAAATATTAAAATATGGATTAAAAACAAAAAGTAAAAAGTCAAAGAATTTTGACTAA
- a CDS encoding AAA family ATPase: protein MVYLSVITFPNEEIEFDFFLEIKRTCYDSFYPFKILSRQGLERIDFEPITILYGGNGSGKSTALNVIAEKTGIKRDSIYNKSNFYPDYVNMCNIQVEADIPANSRIITSDDVFDYMLNIRNLNEGIDQKRERLFEEYLDAKYSNFQMKSMEDYEQLRKVNYSRSKTQSRFVRKTLMDNVREYSNGESAFFYFTEKIGENGLYILDEPENSLSPKRQIELVKFIEDSERFLGCQFIISTHSPFLLSMRGAKIYDLDEKPVEVKRWTELENVRMYYEFFKRHENDF from the coding sequence ATGGTTTATTTAAGTGTTATTACATTTCCAAATGAGGAAATAGAGTTTGATTTTTTTTTGGAGATAAAGAGAACGTGCTATGATTCATTTTATCCATTTAAAATATTATCAAGGCAGGGTCTTGAAAGAATTGACTTTGAGCCTATTACGATTTTATATGGCGGAAATGGATCGGGAAAATCTACAGCATTGAATGTTATAGCAGAAAAAACAGGTATTAAGCGAGATTCTATTTATAATAAATCCAATTTCTATCCTGATTATGTCAATATGTGCAATATACAGGTTGAAGCTGATATCCCTGCAAATAGCAGAATTATTACCAGTGATGATGTGTTTGATTACATGTTGAATATACGTAATCTCAATGAAGGAATTGATCAAAAGCGAGAAAGGCTTTTTGAGGAATACTTGGATGCAAAATATTCTAATTTTCAGATGAAGTCTATGGAAGATTATGAGCAGCTTCGAAAAGTGAATTATTCAAGAAGTAAAACGCAGTCTCGTTTTGTTAGAAAAACATTGATGGATAATGTTCGAGAGTATTCTAATGGGGAAAGTGCATTTTTCTATTTTACTGAAAAAATAGGTGAAAACGGATTGTATATACTTGACGAGCCCGAAAACAGTCTTTCTCCAAAACGACAGATAGAACTAGTTAAGTTTATTGAGGACTCCGAGCGGTTTTTAGGATGCCAGTTTATTATATCTACACATTCACCATTCCTGCTATCCATGAGAGGAGCTAAAATATATGATCTTGATGAGAAGCCTGTTGAAGTAAAACGATGGACTGAGTTGGAAAATGTGCGTATGTATTATGAATTTTTCAAACGTCACGAAAATGATTTTTAG
- a CDS encoding helix-turn-helix transcriptional regulator, translated as MIVVNLDVMMARRKISLTELSEKLGMTMANVSNFKNQRARAFRFTTLDALCRILDCQPGDILEYRKDNENEENN; from the coding sequence ATGATTGTTGTAAACTTAGATGTTATGATGGCTAGGAGAAAAATATCATTGACGGAGCTGTCGGAAAAATTGGGTATGACGATGGCAAATGTTTCAAATTTCAAAAACCAGCGGGCTAGAGCTTTTCGCTTTACCACACTTGACGCACTGTGCAGAATTTTAGACTGCCAGCCCGGCGATATTTTAGAATATAGAAAGGATAATGAAAATGAAGAAAATAATTAA
- a CDS encoding TlpA disulfide reductase family protein — MKKIIKIAGIVVGSILGVAVIMFAIMLLRGPSDVVVLTDEQVAEQNAEQTKLYSDVDLSGFDTITVTGEKVTSDFFKDYKVTMINLWTTNCSPCIAEMPDIAKLYDDRPEGSNIISICVDTVDDKKAVKFASEVMEDAGANFMTLVPDETLQTALTNQANIFPTTIFVDCNGKIVGTPHFGGRTGEDYRQAILDRIALIDETASIQ, encoded by the coding sequence ATGAAGAAAATAATTAAAATAGCAGGAATTGTAGTTGGATCAATATTGGGTGTTGCCGTAATTATGTTTGCAATTATGCTTCTCAGAGGCCCCAGTGATGTGGTGGTTCTCACTGACGAGCAAGTTGCTGAACAAAATGCCGAGCAAACAAAACTTTATTCCGATGTAGATTTATCGGGTTTTGATACTATTACCGTTACTGGAGAAAAAGTAACTTCTGATTTTTTCAAGGATTACAAAGTAACAATGATTAACCTGTGGACAACAAATTGCAGTCCATGCATCGCTGAGATGCCTGATATTGCAAAGCTTTATGATGACAGACCAGAAGGAAGTAATATTATTTCCATATGCGTAGATACAGTAGACGATAAGAAAGCTGTTAAATTTGCTTCAGAGGTTATGGAAGATGCAGGCGCAAATTTTATGACGCTTGTTCCAGATGAAACATTGCAAACGGCACTGACAAATCAAGCTAATATTTTTCCCACTACTATATTTGTAGATTGCAACGGAAAAATTGTTGGTACTCCCCATTTTGGAGGCAGAACTGGAGAAGACTACAGACAAGCAATCCTTGACAGAATTGCACTTATAGACGAAACAGCATCAATACAATAG
- a CDS encoding CD1871A family CXXC motif-containing protein → MKASHNTQPYIKYIILVLALAFIGIGLMREEQFVVLKKAVNICLECIGIG, encoded by the coding sequence ATGAAAGCATCACATAATACACAACCATATATCAAATATATCATTCTCGTGTTGGCGCTGGCATTTATCGGCATTGGCCTAATGCGAGAAGAACAATTTGTAGTACTAAAAAAGGCAGTCAACATTTGCCTTGAGTGCATAGGGATAGGCTAA
- a CDS encoding 4Fe-4S binding protein: MKSKTNKRHIIQLIAAIIINGYAAGFVKGKIFTGKTKLICVPVLNCYSCPGALGSCPIGGLQAVLGDRSFKFSFYILGFIMLFGILCGRLICGFLCPFGFVQDLLYKIRRPKFTVPKNIDKPLRYLKYFVLIVFVIALPLIITNQYGMGNPYFCKLICPAGTLEGGIPLLAMNEELKNTIGALFFWKLGVLLAIIIFSIITYRPFCKYLCPLGALYALFNKFSFYQMDVDKTKCTGCKICERNCKMNVEITKNINSTECIRCSECKNICPHNAISSGFKK; the protein is encoded by the coding sequence ATGAAAAGTAAAACAAACAAAAGACATATTATACAGCTTATTGCTGCTATTATTATAAACGGGTATGCCGCAGGATTTGTAAAAGGAAAAATTTTCACCGGCAAGACAAAGCTTATTTGCGTCCCGGTACTTAATTGTTACTCCTGCCCCGGCGCGCTGGGTTCCTGCCCCATAGGAGGATTACAGGCGGTATTGGGCGATCGTAGCTTCAAGTTCTCGTTTTATATTCTCGGCTTCATTATGCTGTTTGGCATTCTGTGTGGCCGCCTTATCTGCGGGTTTTTATGCCCGTTTGGATTCGTACAGGACTTGCTTTACAAAATCAGAAGACCAAAGTTTACAGTTCCAAAAAATATTGACAAGCCCTTGCGTTATTTGAAATATTTTGTTTTAATAGTATTTGTTATTGCTTTACCGCTAATTATTACCAACCAATACGGTATGGGGAATCCTTACTTTTGTAAGCTGATTTGTCCTGCCGGGACGTTAGAGGGCGGCATTCCGCTTTTGGCAATGAACGAAGAATTAAAAAACACCATAGGTGCATTATTTTTTTGGAAACTTGGCGTATTGCTTGCGATTATAATTTTTTCCATTATTACATATCGCCCGTTTTGCAAATATCTCTGCCCTCTCGGTGCACTATACGCATTATTTAACAAATTTAGTTTTTATCAAATGGATGTTGATAAAACAAAATGTACCGGATGCAAAATATGTGAGAGAAACTGCAAAATGAACGTAGAAATTACTAAAAACATCAACAGCACAGAGTGCATACGATGCAGCGAATGTAAAAATATATGCCCCCATAACGCAATTTCAAGTGGCTTCAAAAAATGA
- the catA gene encoding type A chloramphenicol O-acetyltransferase — MAFNKIDIKSWERADAFKHYSTDVPCTYSMCVNLDITKLLKQIKGKKLKIFPVILYGISYIVNRHSEFRMAKDSNGNIGWYDKTNPCFTVFHDKTEKISEVWTEYEENFELFYNSYLSDMKTYGNERADVSKPANGNNLFNVSCIPWVSFTGFNLNLQNGYDFFPPIFTIGKYFSENEKVVLPLSIQVHHAVCDGFHLARFINELQDWANEFI; from the coding sequence ATGGCTTTTAATAAAATTGATATAAAAAGCTGGGAGCGCGCTGACGCTTTCAAGCATTACTCAACTGATGTCCCATGCACATACAGCATGTGTGTCAACCTTGATATAACCAAGCTGCTAAAACAGATAAAGGGGAAAAAACTAAAAATCTTCCCCGTAATACTTTATGGAATCTCTTATATTGTGAATCGTCATAGTGAATTTCGCATGGCAAAAGACAGCAACGGCAATATCGGATGGTATGATAAAACCAATCCCTGCTTCACTGTATTTCATGATAAAACAGAGAAAATCAGCGAAGTCTGGACAGAATACGAAGAAAATTTCGAACTTTTTTATAATAGCTACCTTAGCGATATGAAAACATATGGCAATGAAAGAGCAGACGTTTCAAAGCCTGCAAATGGAAATAACCTGTTCAATGTTTCTTGTATTCCATGGGTTTCATTTACCGGGTTTAATCTAAATTTACAAAATGGATATGACTTCTTCCCGCCCATCTTTACAATCGGAAAATATTTTTCCGAGAACGAAAAAGTTGTGCTCCCACTATCAATTCAAGTACACCATGCTGTTTGCGACGGGTTCCATTTAGCGAGATTTATAAATGAACTGCAAGATTGGGCGAACGAATTTATATAG
- a CDS encoding TetR/AcrR family transcriptional regulator, whose amino-acid sequence MKEKTSRTLQAENTKNRILDEALKLMKQKNYDDISIKEICKNAGVSVGAFYHHFISKSGIVIAAYERTDVFFETDVIKRIDKSNIKKAIVLYLCEQAAYAEYTGIDVIRNIYKAQMDNGSMFFLSKDRALPRGLHDLIVSGQETGQLSKSKSADQITDELLIVGRGVIYNWALCSGNYPISKKLASIVDGYLSSL is encoded by the coding sequence ATGAAAGAAAAAACGTCTAGGACATTGCAGGCTGAAAATACAAAGAATAGAATTTTAGATGAAGCGTTAAAATTAATGAAGCAAAAAAACTATGATGATATAAGTATTAAGGAAATTTGCAAGAATGCCGGTGTATCTGTAGGGGCATTTTACCATCATTTTATAAGCAAATCTGGAATTGTTATAGCCGCTTATGAAAGAACAGATGTTTTTTTCGAGACAGATGTTATTAAAAGAATAGATAAATCTAATATTAAAAAAGCTATTGTTTTGTATTTATGCGAACAAGCAGCCTATGCAGAATATACAGGAATAGATGTTATAAGAAATATTTACAAGGCACAAATGGATAATGGAAGTATGTTTTTCTTATCCAAAGATAGGGCTTTGCCGAGAGGATTACATGATTTAATTGTAAGCGGGCAGGAAACTGGGCAGCTGTCAAAATCAAAAAGTGCAGATCAAATAACAGATGAGCTGTTAATAGTAGGAAGAGGGGTTATATATAATTGGGCTTTATGTTCCGGTAACTATCCAATATCAAAAAAACTGGCTTCAATTGTAGATGGATATTTAAGCAGCCTATAA